From a region of the Mercurialis annua linkage group LG1-X, ddMerAnnu1.2, whole genome shotgun sequence genome:
- the LOC126660874 gene encoding uncharacterized protein LOC126660874 → MFVGGVSSLVRFCVATCCPSVDGYDWMKDKCLRAPLVSPYFKVSLTNVPDLDDGEKDFAQSLLSDCRFDKPKYSVLLEQYLSRREILLADMGEVTSGVPNPSTIAVPNPTPDSVNPDLDPASGDQKRPAEDQAGASTKRPKKKKSFGVSIEDAPRFAAWADAQNPPRLSNVAILHACMENIMIKEDIESIDREHGDNLAEFACLGGFSVVQSIAVLERRRRDAVDQLKKLQRDSESWLSEKQKMEEEAGEATGLIQQLRSSVSTKTREISALEARVRTLSEEVESLQSSSGALAKERDDLKKEEGRLRRRLGDSGSFYSQVMTQYRLAIGAKLREQNPGVDLSGVNQLDPASLAKEVKAKLDKQKQDALNKA, encoded by the exons atgtttgtgggcggCGTTTCATCTTTAGTGAGATTCTGCGTTGCCACGTGTTGTCCATCCGTAGACGGTTATGACTggatgaaggacaagtgtcttcgtgcgccATTAGTTAgtccttattt taaggtttcgcttactaACGTACCTGATTTGGATGATGGGGAGAAAGACTTCGCCCAGTCTTTGCtgtcggattgtcgttttgacaagcccaagtacagcgttcttttagaacagTATTTGAGTCGTCGTGAgatacttttggcgg atatgggcgaggtcaccAGCGGCGTTCCTAATCCCTCTACAATCGCCGTGCCGAATCCGACGCCTGATTCGGTGAATCCTGATCTTGATCCCGCTTCTGGCGAtcaa aagcgtcctgctgaggaccaggctggGGCTTCTaccaagcgtcccaagaagaagaaatcttttGGGGTGTCTATTGAGGACGCGCCTCGGTTTGCTGCTTGGGCGGACGCGCAAAATCCGCCTCGTCTttcaaacgtcgccattcttcatgcttgcatggagaatattatgataaaagaggacattgagtccattgatcgcgaacatggcgataatttggctgagttcgcctgtctcggcggtttttcg gtggtccagtccatcgctgttttggagcgccgccgaagggatgcggtggatcaattgaagaagcttcagagagattccgaatcctggctctccgagaaacaaaagatggaggaggaggctggcgaggcgactggtctgatccaacagctgaggtcctccgtatctaccaagactcgggagatttccgctttagaggctcgggttcgaactttatccgaggaagtcgagtctctacaatcttcttcaggtgctctcgctaaggagagggatgatctgaagaaagaagaggggcgtctccgccggcgattgggtgactctgggagcttttattcccaagtcatgacacaataccggttggcgatcggggcaaagctgcgggagcagaatcctggcgtcgatctttctggagtcaatcagttggatcctgcttctttggcgaaggaggtgaaggcgaagcttgataagcagaagcaagatgCTTTGAATaaggcttag